A window of the Streptomyces sp. NBC_01351 genome harbors these coding sequences:
- a CDS encoding N-acyl-D-amino-acid deacylase family protein: MDLVIRGARVVDGTGGPSYTADVGVHEGRIVEIGRIAAGGRRTLDAYGLALAPGFVDMHAHSDLALLRDPDHSAKAAQGVTLEVLGQDGLSYAPVDDRTLGEVRAAIAGWNGPGDDVDFDWRTVGEYLDRIDRGVAVNAAYLVPQGTVRAYALGWDDRPATPGELDRMRSLVADGLAQGAVGMSSGLTYTPGMYASGAELTELCRVVARYGGYYCPHHRSYGRGAIAAYAEMVALTREAGCALHLAHATMNFGENEGRAGELLTLLDEALAAGADITLDSYPYTPGCTTLVALLPSWANEGGPQAVLARLRDDAQAERIRYALEVEGADGCHGVPVDWSTIEVSGVTDPAFTPYVGTRVAGWDTARRLLLGDRLAPTILQHVGHEENVRAIMRHPAHTGGSDGILQGAKPHPRAYGTFPHYLGHYVRELGLLSLEECVAHLAGRPAARLRLPDRGLVRRGHRADLVLFDPETVAAGSTYENPRVLPTGIPHVLIDGRFVMRDGRRTDVLAGRSVRRTAGTAGTPGTAGTPTRTRTRTRTRTQI, encoded by the coding sequence ATGGACCTGGTCATCCGCGGGGCCCGCGTCGTCGACGGCACGGGCGGGCCCTCGTACACGGCCGACGTCGGCGTGCACGAGGGGCGGATCGTCGAGATCGGCCGGATCGCGGCCGGCGGCCGGCGCACCCTCGACGCGTACGGGCTCGCCCTCGCCCCCGGCTTCGTCGACATGCACGCGCACAGCGACCTCGCCCTGCTCCGCGACCCGGACCACAGCGCGAAGGCCGCCCAGGGGGTGACCCTGGAGGTGCTCGGCCAGGACGGCCTCTCCTACGCGCCCGTCGACGACCGCACGCTCGGCGAGGTGCGGGCCGCCATCGCGGGCTGGAACGGGCCGGGGGACGACGTCGACTTCGACTGGCGCACGGTCGGCGAGTACCTCGACCGGATCGACCGGGGCGTCGCGGTCAACGCCGCGTACCTCGTGCCGCAGGGCACCGTCCGCGCGTACGCCCTCGGCTGGGACGACCGCCCGGCCACCCCGGGCGAGCTGGACCGAATGCGCTCGCTCGTCGCCGACGGCCTCGCGCAGGGCGCCGTCGGCATGTCCTCCGGGCTCACCTACACCCCCGGCATGTACGCCTCCGGCGCCGAACTGACAGAGCTGTGCCGGGTGGTGGCCCGGTACGGCGGCTACTACTGCCCGCACCACCGCTCGTACGGCCGCGGCGCAATCGCCGCCTACGCCGAGATGGTCGCCCTGACCCGGGAGGCCGGCTGCGCCCTGCACCTCGCGCACGCCACCATGAACTTCGGCGAGAACGAGGGCCGGGCCGGCGAGCTGCTGACCCTGCTCGACGAGGCCCTGGCGGCGGGCGCCGACATCACCCTCGACAGCTATCCGTACACCCCCGGCTGCACCACCCTCGTGGCCCTGCTGCCCAGTTGGGCGAACGAGGGCGGCCCGCAGGCGGTCCTGGCCCGGCTGCGCGACGACGCGCAGGCCGAGCGGATCCGGTACGCGCTGGAGGTCGAGGGCGCGGACGGCTGCCACGGGGTGCCGGTCGACTGGTCGACGATCGAGGTCTCGGGCGTCACCGACCCGGCCTTCACCCCGTACGTCGGCACGCGCGTGGCCGGCTGGGACACCGCCCGGCGGCTGCTGCTCGGCGACCGGCTCGCGCCGACGATCCTCCAGCACGTGGGCCACGAGGAGAACGTCCGGGCGATCATGCGGCACCCCGCCCACACCGGCGGCTCCGACGGGATCCTCCAGGGCGCGAAACCCCACCCGCGCGCGTACGGCACCTTCCCGCACTACCTAGGCCACTACGTCCGCGAGCTGGGCCTGCTCTCGCTGGAGGAGTGCGTGGCGCACCTCGCCGGCCGGCCGGCGGCGCGGCTGCGGCTGCCCGACCGGGGGCTGGTCCGGCGGGGCCACCGCGCGGACCTCGTCCTCTTCGACCCGGAGACGGTCGCGGCCGGATCCACGTACGAGAACCCGCGGGTGCTGCCGACGGGCATTCCGCACGTACTGATCGACGGGCGCTTCGTCATGCGCGACGGGCGCCGCACGGACGTCCTGGCCGGACGCTCGGTGCGCCGCACGGCCGGCACGGCCGGCACGCCCGGCACGGCCGGCACGCCTACTCGCACTCGTACACGTACTCGTACTCGTACACAAATCTGA